The following proteins are encoded in a genomic region of Sulfurimonas sp. HSL3-7:
- the hemE gene encoding uroporphyrinogen decarboxylase: protein MSKIFVDACFGKPTPYTPVWMMRQAGRYLPEYMKVRAEAGNFLNLCHDPEKAAEVTLQPLDIVGVDAAILFSDILVIPDEMGMDLSFVKGEGPKFSDPITSQEDLDRLIGGEEAADKLTYVYDTIKLLRKQLDERGDEKALIGFTGAPWTLATYMIEGQGTKTYNICKKMLYSNPELLHNILAKVTEVVKLYMEKQIQSGVDVVQIFDSWASAIEPGKYDEFSWKYMVEIAEYLKEKYPHIPIIMFPKGVASFIERGLVYGNFDVFGVDWSTPMAMAKKYLGDKYVLQGNMEPCRLYSKEATTTCVEVIQETMGGERHIFNLGHGILPDVPVENAIHFVKECQRVSKK, encoded by the coding sequence GTGAGCAAAATATTTGTAGATGCCTGTTTTGGCAAACCGACACCGTACACACCCGTCTGGATGATGCGCCAGGCCGGCCGTTACCTTCCTGAATACATGAAAGTCCGTGCCGAAGCCGGCAACTTTCTCAACCTCTGCCACGACCCTGAAAAAGCGGCTGAAGTCACCCTCCAGCCGCTCGACATCGTCGGCGTTGACGCGGCTATTCTCTTCAGCGATATTCTGGTCATCCCGGATGAAATGGGGATGGATCTCTCTTTCGTTAAGGGCGAAGGTCCGAAGTTTAGCGATCCGATCACTTCTCAGGAGGATCTGGACAGACTTATCGGCGGCGAAGAGGCAGCTGACAAGTTGACCTACGTTTACGACACCATCAAGCTGCTTCGTAAACAACTTGATGAACGCGGTGATGAGAAAGCCCTTATCGGTTTTACCGGTGCGCCGTGGACGCTGGCCACCTACATGATCGAAGGTCAGGGAACCAAGACCTATAACATCTGCAAGAAGATGCTCTACTCCAACCCTGAACTCCTTCACAACATCCTTGCCAAAGTGACCGAAGTAGTCAAGCTGTATATGGAGAAACAGATCCAGAGCGGTGTCGACGTCGTTCAGATCTTCGACTCTTGGGCTTCGGCGATCGAACCGGGCAAATACGACGAATTCTCATGGAAGTACATGGTCGAGATCGCCGAGTATCTTAAAGAGAAGTACCCGCATATTCCTATTATCATGTTCCCTAAAGGCGTTGCATCTTTTATTGAACGCGGCCTTGTTTACGGGAATTTTGACGTCTTCGGTGTCGACTGGTCCACGCCGATGGCAATGGCTAAAAAGTACCTTGGCGACAAGTATGTCCTTCAGGGCAATATGGAGCCGTGCCGTCTCTACTCCAAAGAGGCGACGACAACGTGTGTCGAGGTCATCCAGGAGACCATGGGCGGCGAGCGCCACATCTTTAACCTCGGTCACGGTATCTTGCCGGATGTCCCGGTTGAAAACGCGATTCACTTTGTCAAAGAGTGCCAGCGCGTCTCCAAAAAGTAA
- a CDS encoding ammonium transporter — translation MKKFLLALLLLPTFVFAEDTLNTGDTAWMMVSTAFVLLMTPAGLALFYAGMTRSKNIVNTFAMVLGAFVVAFVVWVIAGYSIAFGTADNATVQNVFGGLGNVMLSGIAWNDLSGSYPAYVFIVFQGTFAAITVAIAAGSVIERIKFSTWLVFVAVWGLVVYAPITHMVWGGDGALLFDAGALDFAGGTVVHMNGGLAGLVLAYLVGKRNGYPTAAMKPASVILTAVGAALLWFGWYGFNGGSAFGANEIAGLAYMTTTISASIAAITWMALEWFVYKKPTLLGAATGVIAGLVAITPAAGFVSVGGAFAIGIIGTMIAFYGVVVMKKKLGYDDSLDAFGVHFLAGLWGAIATGIFALNDQDLLWDGPLKASGDRMGQLFVQFESVLVVGLFTLIGTVVVYYIAVLLTGGKRVSEDDESMGLDESVHGERGFNL, via the coding sequence ATGAAAAAGTTCTTATTGGCTCTTCTTCTTTTGCCGACATTCGTGTTTGCAGAAGATACACTCAACACAGGTGATACCGCATGGATGATGGTTTCAACAGCATTTGTACTATTGATGACTCCGGCAGGTCTTGCACTTTTCTATGCAGGTATGACACGTAGCAAAAATATTGTGAATACGTTCGCAATGGTCTTAGGTGCATTTGTTGTCGCTTTTGTTGTATGGGTCATCGCTGGTTACTCGATCGCGTTCGGTACAGCAGATAACGCAACAGTGCAAAATGTATTCGGTGGTTTAGGTAATGTTATGCTTAGCGGAATCGCATGGAATGACTTGAGCGGCAGTTACCCGGCTTACGTGTTCATCGTGTTCCAGGGTACTTTTGCGGCTATTACTGTTGCAATCGCTGCGGGTTCAGTGATTGAGCGTATTAAGTTTTCGACGTGGTTGGTGTTTGTAGCCGTATGGGGACTTGTTGTTTATGCTCCGATTACACACATGGTGTGGGGTGGAGACGGTGCACTGCTTTTTGATGCCGGTGCACTTGACTTTGCCGGTGGTACAGTTGTACACATGAATGGTGGTCTTGCCGGTCTTGTTCTTGCTTACCTTGTCGGTAAACGTAACGGTTACCCTACTGCAGCGATGAAACCTGCAAGTGTTATCCTGACAGCAGTCGGTGCAGCACTTCTATGGTTCGGTTGGTACGGATTTAACGGTGGATCTGCATTTGGTGCAAACGAAATTGCCGGTCTTGCTTACATGACGACAACGATCTCTGCTTCTATTGCTGCAATCACATGGATGGCTCTTGAGTGGTTCGTTTACAAAAAGCCGACACTTCTTGGTGCGGCTACAGGTGTGATCGCCGGTCTTGTCGCTATTACTCCGGCAGCTGGTTTCGTTAGCGTCGGCGGTGCATTCGCTATCGGTATCATCGGTACTATGATCGCTTTCTACGGTGTTGTTGTAATGAAGAAGAAACTTGGTTATGATGATTCTCTTGATGCATTCGGTGTGCACTTCCTTGCAGGTCTATGGGGTGCTATCGCAACAGGTATTTTTGCTCTTAACGATCAAGACCTTCTTTGGGACGGTCCGCTTAAAGCAAGCGGTGACCGTATGGGACAACTTTTTGTTCAATTCGAATCAGTCCTGGTTGTTGGTCTGTTTACCCTTATCGGTACGGTTGTAGTCTACTACATCGCAGTATTATTGACAGGTGGTAAACGTGTAAGCGAGGATGATGAGTCTATGGGTCTTGACGAATCGGTACACGGTGAGCGTGGATTCAACCTGTAA
- a CDS encoding aspartate-semialdehyde dehydrogenase: protein MANYNVAVVGASGAVGEEILRVLEEIDFPLNKLVPLASSRSAGNTVEFKGKEIVIKELTETVFEEEEIDIALFSAGGSISEKFAPFAAKAGAVVIDNTSHYRMDKDVPLVVPEVNPQDIAQWQTKGIIANPNCSTIQMVQALKPLDEAYDLQRVDVSTYQATSGAGKQAMEELVTQMQAFFAFKLSDAEHKSFPHQIALNVIPQIDVFQENGYTKEEIKMVNETKKIMHKDVEVSATCVRVPVLRGHSETLTLTFDSAVDANEARTLLAKAPNIVVIDNPQASEYPMPAECIDQNETFVGRIRKDLYRDNVLHMFVVADNLRVGAATNAVRIAQKWVEMQEAK from the coding sequence ATGGCTAACTATAATGTTGCAGTTGTCGGCGCTAGCGGCGCCGTCGGTGAAGAGATATTACGTGTTTTGGAAGAGATCGACTTTCCTCTCAACAAACTTGTTCCGCTGGCGAGCAGCCGCAGTGCCGGAAACACCGTTGAGTTTAAAGGCAAAGAGATCGTCATCAAAGAGCTGACGGAAACGGTTTTCGAGGAAGAGGAGATCGATATCGCCCTCTTCTCCGCAGGCGGTTCCATTTCGGAAAAGTTTGCCCCGTTTGCCGCCAAAGCAGGTGCTGTCGTGATCGACAACACCAGTCATTACAGAATGGACAAGGATGTGCCGCTGGTTGTGCCGGAAGTCAATCCGCAGGATATCGCACAATGGCAGACCAAAGGGATTATCGCGAACCCTAACTGTTCTACCATTCAAATGGTGCAGGCGCTCAAACCGCTCGATGAGGCCTACGATCTTCAACGTGTCGATGTCAGCACCTACCAGGCAACCTCGGGTGCAGGAAAACAGGCGATGGAAGAGCTGGTGACCCAGATGCAGGCCTTCTTTGCTTTCAAACTCTCCGATGCCGAGCACAAGAGCTTCCCTCACCAGATCGCACTGAATGTCATCCCTCAGATCGACGTCTTCCAGGAGAACGGCTACACCAAAGAGGAGATCAAGATGGTCAACGAGACCAAAAAGATCATGCACAAAGATGTCGAGGTTAGTGCGACCTGTGTCCGCGTGCCTGTTCTCCGCGGCCATTCGGAAACACTTACGCTTACCTTCGACAGTGCCGTCGATGCCAATGAGGCACGGACACTGCTTGCCAAGGCACCGAACATCGTCGTCATCGACAACCCTCAGGCAAGCGAATACCCGATGCCGGCGGAGTGTATCGATCAGAACGAGACCTTTGTCGGCCGCATCCGCAAAGACCTCTATCGCGATAATGTCCTGCACATGTTTGTCGTCGCCGACAACCTTCGTGTCGGCGCCGCGACCAATGCTGTTAGAATCGCCCAGAAATGGGTTGAGATGCAAGAGGCGAAGTAA
- a CDS encoding N-acetylneuraminate synthase family protein, translated as MKLTELFTTINPYEPKLYRPYVIAEIGVNYEGSMELAKRLVDEAKEGGADAVKFQTYKADTIASKDSPAYWDTTKEPTKSQHELFQKHQGFWKDEMQELKNYCDQVGIEFMSTPFDVESADFLNEMMDVYKISSSDITNKPFIEYMCRFDKPIILSTGASSLSEIQEAVSWIEKHGNPLALLHCVLNYPTPDKNANLGMILGLKQAFPDKIIGYSDHTLPHDMKVCEMATMLGSVIIEKHFTHDKTLPGNDHYHAMDKEDLKVFRNNLERTFEILGSFKVEALEDEAPARANARRSLVAQGDIPKGGVITEEMLTFKRPAHGVSPKFIDDVVGKVATVDIKDDDVIKWDMFR; from the coding sequence ATGAAATTAACTGAACTTTTTACAACTATCAATCCCTACGAACCGAAGCTGTACCGCCCCTATGTCATCGCAGAAATCGGCGTCAACTACGAGGGGAGTATGGAACTTGCCAAGCGCCTTGTCGACGAAGCCAAGGAGGGCGGTGCCGATGCGGTGAAGTTCCAGACCTATAAAGCCGATACGATTGCATCAAAGGATTCGCCGGCCTACTGGGACACGACAAAAGAACCGACGAAATCGCAGCACGAACTCTTTCAAAAACACCAGGGTTTCTGGAAAGATGAGATGCAGGAGCTCAAAAACTACTGCGATCAGGTCGGCATCGAGTTTATGAGCACGCCGTTCGACGTCGAATCGGCAGACTTCCTGAACGAGATGATGGACGTCTACAAAATATCCTCTTCCGACATCACCAACAAACCTTTTATCGAGTATATGTGCCGGTTCGACAAACCGATTATCCTCTCAACCGGTGCAAGCAGCCTGAGCGAGATCCAGGAGGCGGTGAGCTGGATCGAGAAACACGGCAATCCCCTGGCCCTGCTCCACTGCGTTCTGAACTACCCGACACCTGATAAAAATGCCAACCTGGGTATGATCCTTGGTCTTAAACAGGCTTTTCCGGACAAGATCATCGGCTACAGCGATCACACCCTGCCGCACGACATGAAAGTGTGCGAGATGGCAACAATGCTGGGAAGCGTCATCATCGAAAAACACTTCACACACGACAAAACACTGCCGGGCAACGACCACTACCACGCCATGGACAAAGAGGATCTGAAAGTGTTCAGAAACAACCTTGAGAGAACATTTGAGATCCTGGGAAGCTTTAAAGTCGAAGCGCTGGAAGATGAAGCCCCGGCAAGAGCCAATGCCAGAAGAAGCCTGGTCGCGCAAGGCGACATACCCAAAGGCGGGGTTATCACCGAAGAGATGCTGACATTCAAACGTCCTGCCCACGGTGTCAGCCCGAAGTTCATCGATGATGTCGTCGGCAAGGTCGCAACCGTCGATATCAAAGATGACGATGTCATCAAATGGGATATGTTCAGATGA
- the gyrA gene encoding DNA gyrase subunit A, protein MSDMLEHSDIENINIEDTLKASYLDYSMSVIIGRALPDVRDGLKPVHRRILYAMDKLNLSAGAKYKKSARIVGDVIGQYHPHGDTAVYDALVRMAQPFSMRMELVDGQGNFGSVDGDNAAAMRYTEARMTKYAGEMLKDLDKETVNMIDNYDGTTQEPDVLPTRVPNLLINGSSGIAVGMATNIPPHNPHEIIAALRVLLENPNATLTDLMEHIQGPDFPTGGIIFGKKGILDAYETGRGRIKVRAKTHIEIKGKKDIIVIDELPYMVNKSRLIESIANLVKDKQIEGISEIRDESDREGIRVVIELKREAMSEIVLNNLFKSTNMQTTFGIIMLSILNQEPRVFTLIEMLQHFLNHRKTVIIRRTIFDLEKAKAKAHILEGLKKALDHIDEIIKLIRASKNTEEAKEGLISEFDFSAIQAQAILDMRLQKLTGLEREKIENELREVLELIEYLESILKSEEVLKGIIADELNEVYEIYEGKRRTTLEDNYDDIDIEDLIPNEPMVVTITHRGYIKRVPLAQYEKQRRGGKGKTAVTTYDDDFIKNFFTCMTHDTLLFITDRGQLHWLKVYRIPEGSRTAKGKAVVNLINLLPDENIRSILPTTDFSDEKSLVFFTENGIVKRTKLSEFSNIRSNGVRAIVLDDDDTLITAKIATLETKYLFILTQKAQCIKFEIEKTRDQGRSTRGVRGIKFKHADDKVVDANIISNDEQEILTVSEKGIGKRTTAGEYRLTNRAGSGVIAMKLNQKTGSSVVGCVMVDENMDMMALTKEGKMIRVDMQSISKSSRNTSGVYIVKGDDVISIARCPKIEKESDDEDEEGSQEVPVPPSIDEPGNDTLF, encoded by the coding sequence ATGAGCGACATGCTAGAACATAGCGATATCGAAAATATTAATATCGAAGACACCCTCAAAGCGAGTTATCTAGACTACTCCATGAGTGTTATCATCGGTCGTGCCCTGCCTGATGTGCGTGACGGTCTTAAACCGGTTCACCGCCGTATACTTTATGCGATGGACAAACTGAACCTGTCGGCCGGCGCCAAGTATAAAAAATCAGCACGTATCGTCGGTGATGTGATCGGGCAATACCACCCGCACGGTGACACGGCTGTCTATGACGCGCTGGTCCGTATGGCCCAGCCTTTCTCGATGCGCATGGAACTGGTTGACGGTCAGGGGAACTTCGGTTCCGTCGACGGCGACAACGCGGCAGCGATGCGTTATACGGAAGCGCGTATGACCAAATATGCCGGCGAGATGCTTAAAGACCTCGATAAAGAGACGGTCAATATGATCGACAACTACGATGGCACGACGCAGGAGCCGGATGTACTTCCGACCCGTGTACCGAACCTGCTGATCAACGGTTCATCGGGTATCGCCGTCGGTATGGCGACCAACATCCCGCCGCACAACCCGCATGAGATCATCGCGGCACTTCGCGTTCTTTTAGAGAATCCGAACGCCACCTTGACGGACCTGATGGAACACATCCAGGGACCGGATTTCCCGACCGGCGGTATCATCTTCGGCAAAAAGGGGATCCTGGACGCGTATGAGACCGGCCGCGGCCGTATTAAAGTACGCGCGAAAACCCATATCGAGATCAAGGGCAAAAAAGACATTATCGTCATCGACGAACTGCCGTACATGGTCAACAAATCCCGTCTGATCGAGAGTATCGCCAACCTGGTCAAAGATAAGCAGATCGAAGGGATCTCCGAGATCCGGGATGAGTCGGACCGCGAAGGTATCCGTGTCGTCATCGAACTTAAACGCGAAGCGATGAGCGAGATCGTTCTGAACAACCTCTTCAAATCGACCAACATGCAGACCACCTTCGGTATCATCATGCTCTCCATCCTCAACCAGGAACCGCGTGTCTTTACCTTGATCGAAATGCTGCAGCACTTTTTGAATCACCGCAAAACAGTCATCATCCGCCGTACGATCTTTGATCTTGAAAAAGCCAAAGCCAAAGCGCATATCCTTGAAGGTCTTAAAAAAGCACTTGACCACATTGATGAGATCATCAAGCTTATCCGTGCAAGCAAAAACACTGAAGAGGCCAAAGAGGGGCTCATAAGCGAGTTTGACTTCTCGGCGATCCAGGCCCAGGCTATTCTCGACATGCGTCTGCAAAAGCTGACGGGTCTTGAGCGCGAGAAGATCGAAAATGAACTTCGTGAAGTCCTTGAACTGATCGAATACCTTGAGTCGATCCTCAAAAGCGAAGAGGTCCTTAAAGGGATCATCGCTGATGAACTTAATGAAGTCTACGAAATCTATGAAGGCAAACGCCGTACAACGCTTGAAGACAACTATGACGATATCGATATCGAGGACCTGATCCCGAACGAGCCGATGGTCGTCACTATCACCCACCGCGGGTATATCAAACGCGTACCGCTGGCGCAGTATGAGAAGCAGCGCCGCGGCGGCAAAGGTAAGACAGCCGTCACCACCTACGATGACGACTTTATCAAAAACTTCTTTACCTGTATGACCCATGACACCCTGCTGTTCATCACAGATCGCGGTCAGCTGCACTGGCTCAAGGTCTACCGCATCCCTGAAGGTTCACGTACGGCAAAAGGCAAAGCGGTTGTCAACCTGATCAACCTGCTTCCGGATGAGAACATCCGCTCTATCCTGCCTACGACCGACTTCAGTGATGAGAAATCCCTGGTCTTCTTTACCGAAAACGGTATTGTCAAACGGACAAAACTCTCTGAGTTCTCTAACATCCGAAGCAACGGAGTGCGCGCGATCGTTCTCGATGACGATGACACATTGATCACGGCGAAGATCGCAACGCTTGAGACCAAGTATCTCTTTATTCTGACCCAAAAAGCGCAGTGTATCAAGTTCGAGATCGAAAAAACACGCGACCAGGGTAGAAGTACCCGCGGTGTCCGCGGTATCAAGTTCAAACATGCCGACGACAAAGTGGTCGATGCCAACATCATCAGCAATGATGAGCAGGAGATCCTGACGGTCAGCGAAAAAGGTATCGGTAAACGAACGACAGCCGGCGAATACCGCCTGACCAACCGCGCCGGATCAGGTGTGATCGCGATGAAGCTCAACCAGAAGACCGGTAGCAGCGTTGTCGGCTGTGTGATGGTCGATGAGAACATGGATATGATGGCTTTGACCAAAGAGGGCAAGATGATCCGTGTCGATATGCAGTCCATCTCAAAATCGAGCCGCAACACCTCCGGCGTCTATATCGTCAAAGGTGACGATGTCATCAGTATCGCCCGCTGTCCGAAGATCGAGAAAGAGAGCGATGACGAAGATGAAGAGGGTAGTCAAGAAGTTCCGGTCCCACCATCAATCGACGAGCCGGGCAACGACACACTTTTTTAA
- a CDS encoding radical SAM protein — translation MKTIFGPIHSRRFGVSLGIDLSPSFKQCNFDCLYCELAPAATVDHQDTVVSVKEIITDLKAALKEHRNIDEITITANGEPTLYPHLDQLIDEIDKIKEEKETLILTNSATLTDEAVFNTLLKLDKVKLSLDAVTPEVFKKIDRPHPSLKINDVVSAIERFSHAYRGKLFIEILFVRGLNDTKEEIAALNDVLKKIKALRIDIGTIDRPPAYPVEGISYGELHSIATQFDADLPINIASRQHAEFVQSAYTEEEIINTLDKRPLTQEDIEILFDATTQKALQELIDAKKVIKIERAKLEFYIPAENVQRKRKKS, via the coding sequence GTGAAGACCATCTTCGGACCAATCCACTCCCGAAGATTCGGGGTCTCTCTGGGTATCGACCTCTCCCCCTCATTTAAACAGTGCAACTTTGACTGCCTTTACTGTGAACTGGCACCGGCTGCGACAGTCGATCATCAGGACACCGTCGTTAGTGTTAAAGAGATCATTACGGATCTCAAAGCGGCTCTTAAAGAACACCGGAACATCGATGAGATCACGATTACCGCCAACGGCGAGCCGACCCTTTACCCCCACCTGGATCAGCTCATCGACGAGATCGACAAGATAAAAGAGGAAAAAGAGACACTCATCCTTACCAACAGTGCGACACTGACCGATGAAGCCGTCTTCAATACCCTCTTAAAACTTGACAAGGTCAAGCTCTCTCTGGATGCAGTGACGCCGGAGGTCTTTAAAAAAATAGACCGTCCGCATCCATCCCTCAAGATCAATGATGTCGTTTCGGCGATAGAACGTTTTTCACATGCCTACCGAGGCAAGCTTTTTATTGAGATCCTTTTCGTGCGCGGGCTGAACGACACGAAAGAAGAGATCGCCGCACTGAATGACGTTCTGAAAAAAATAAAGGCGTTGCGCATCGACATCGGCACAATCGACCGGCCGCCGGCCTACCCTGTCGAAGGGATCTCCTATGGCGAACTCCATAGCATTGCGACCCAGTTTGACGCTGACCTGCCTATCAACATCGCTTCACGCCAACATGCAGAGTTTGTACAGTCAGCCTACACTGAAGAGGAGATCATCAACACCCTCGACAAACGTCCTTTGACACAGGAGGATATCGAGATACTCTTTGACGCAACAACACAAAAAGCATTGCAAGAGCTGATCGATGCCAAAAAAGTCATCAAAATCGAACGGGCGAAACTGGAATTTTATATTCCGGCAGAAAATGTGCAAAGAAAGCGCAAAAAGTCTTGA
- a CDS encoding YqhA family protein, which yields MLERLFENGLWSSRFIVLLAVIFGLIGAVLLFTVASIDVFSTAGYVISTYMNHAHPEHFHEDVVGGIIGAVDLYLIGVVMLLFSFGLYELFISEIDAAKDKEGEESKILAIHSLDQLKDKISKVIVMVLVVGFFQKVGHTEYNGALEMLYFALSITAVAVGLFFLNKVGKH from the coding sequence ATGTTGGAAAGACTCTTTGAAAACGGATTGTGGAGCTCGCGTTTTATCGTTCTTCTGGCCGTCATATTCGGGCTGATCGGCGCTGTCTTACTTTTCACTGTCGCCAGTATCGACGTCTTCTCAACGGCAGGCTACGTCATCTCGACCTACATGAACCATGCCCATCCCGAGCACTTTCACGAAGATGTGGTCGGCGGGATCATCGGTGCCGTCGATCTCTACCTCATCGGTGTTGTGATGCTGTTGTTCTCATTCGGCCTCTACGAACTGTTTATCTCTGAGATTGATGCCGCAAAAGACAAAGAGGGTGAAGAGAGTAAGATTCTGGCTATTCACTCACTTGATCAACTCAAAGACAAGATATCCAAGGTCATCGTTATGGTCCTGGTCGTCGGTTTCTTCCAGAAAGTCGGTCACACCGAATACAACGGTGCGTTGGAGATGCTCTACTTCGCACTCTCGATCACCGCTGTCGCTGTCGGCCTCTTTTTCCTCAACAAAGTGGGAAAACATTAA
- a CDS encoding ammonium transporter, with amino-acid sequence MLESDFTYIIDTFFTLFAMTLIIFMVPGFAMLEAGLVRTKNVTSVLTINTMIYAIASLAFLLIGYKFAFGTWEKEGMSMWAAFMFQMAFVGKTINIMSGGVSERVRIIPLAIFTVIMGALIYPMIVNISWGADFLDGTFLDLTMYDLAGSTVIHSTGGWALLAAIMIIGARKGRYVGEKIRVIPASNIPLVVLGAFLLWIGWFGFNGGSVGSISSKESADAVALTIMNTNTAGLAGAIFAGLLMYLRYRLFDITMVLNGALGGLVAVTAGPDLYDIYTPILIGAVGGTLVVFAVPMFDKLRLDDPVGALSVHLVNGIWGTLAVGIFVESVSFMDQLKGVAVVAGTVFPLSYATLFVINKLVTFRAEDDMQVEGMDVGECGVEAYPEFKRAI; translated from the coding sequence ATGCTCGAATCCGATTTTACTTACATTATCGACACCTTTTTTACGCTTTTTGCGATGACTCTGATCATCTTCATGGTCCCCGGTTTTGCTATGCTCGAAGCAGGGCTTGTCCGTACAAAGAATGTGACGTCCGTATTGACGATCAACACGATGATCTATGCGATCGCCTCTTTGGCTTTTTTGCTTATAGGCTATAAATTTGCCTTTGGCACATGGGAAAAAGAGGGGATGAGCATGTGGGCGGCTTTTATGTTTCAGATGGCGTTTGTCGGTAAGACGATCAATATCATGAGTGGCGGTGTGAGCGAGCGTGTCCGCATTATTCCGCTGGCGATCTTTACCGTTATTATGGGGGCTTTGATCTATCCGATGATCGTCAACATCTCCTGGGGTGCTGATTTCCTGGACGGCACTTTTCTGGACCTTACGATGTATGACCTTGCCGGTTCGACCGTGATCCACTCGACCGGCGGTTGGGCGCTGTTAGCGGCTATTATGATCATCGGTGCGCGTAAAGGACGTTATGTCGGCGAAAAGATCCGTGTTATTCCTGCATCGAATATCCCGTTGGTTGTTTTGGGTGCCTTCCTTCTCTGGATCGGCTGGTTCGGCTTCAATGGCGGTTCGGTTGGTTCAATTTCTTCCAAAGAGAGTGCCGACGCGGTGGCATTGACGATCATGAACACCAATACGGCAGGTCTGGCGGGCGCCATTTTTGCAGGATTGCTTATGTACCTGCGTTACCGCCTTTTCGATATTACGATGGTCTTGAATGGTGCGCTTGGCGGTCTTGTCGCTGTAACAGCGGGACCGGACCTGTATGATATCTATACACCGATTCTGATCGGGGCCGTCGGCGGTACTTTGGTCGTTTTTGCCGTTCCGATGTTTGATAAACTGCGTTTGGATGATCCCGTCGGTGCCCTGTCGGTTCACCTTGTTAACGGTATTTGGGGAACGTTGGCCGTGGGTATTTTTGTTGAAAGTGTCTCTTTTATGGACCAGCTCAAAGGTGTCGCGGTGGTTGCCGGTACCGTCTTTCCTCTCTCTTATGCGACGTTGTTTGTCATCAATAAACTGGTAACGTTCAGAGCGGAGGATGATATGCAGGTCGAGGGGATGGATGTCGGTGAGTGCGGGGTCGAAGCATACCCCGAATTCAAACGTGCCATCTAA
- a CDS encoding P-II family nitrogen regulator, whose amino-acid sequence MKKVEAVIKPFKLEDVKDALAEIGITGMTVSEVKGYGRQKGHSELYRGAEYVVDFLPKIKMEMVVAADQVDEVVNTIAEVAATGKIGDGKIFVSDIAKVVRIRTGETGPDAI is encoded by the coding sequence ATGAAAAAAGTAGAAGCAGTTATTAAACCGTTCAAATTGGAAGATGTCAAAGATGCACTTGCGGAGATCGGTATTACCGGTATGACGGTAAGCGAGGTCAAAGGCTACGGCCGTCAAAAAGGTCACAGCGAGCTTTACCGCGGTGCAGAGTATGTTGTGGACTTTCTTCCAAAGATCAAAATGGAGATGGTCGTAGCGGCTGATCAGGTTGACGAAGTGGTCAATACGATCGCCGAAGTAGCCGCAACAGGCAAGATCGGTGACGGTAAGATCTTCGTTAGCGATATCGCTAAAGTTGTTCGTATCAGAACAGGCGAAACAGGTCCGGACGCTATTTAA